The genomic stretch TACTACAACTCCCAGTATACTCTTAGATTTTACAGTTACTTTATATCTTATCTTTTTACCTTCTTTATCCTGATAGGCTAAGGTACTCTTACCGCTGGTCAAAGTTCTGGCATTACTATTTATTTCATAAAGCTTAACAAGAAAGGATGTCACCCCCACTGCATCATAATTATTAGAGGTAAACTTTATATAATAAGTACCTGCACCTGCTAAGCTTCTGAAATAATCTTGATATTCATCACCATAATTAAATCTGAAGCTTTTCCCGACAGGGGTCGTACACTCTTTATCCTTATAAATTGATCCTTGTATATAATTGAAACCACCCTTTTTTTCGCCAAGTGAAATGTATAATCCATCACCATTTTTAACCTTAAAAGGAATAATAATATCTGTATTCTCTCCATCTCCGAACTTAAGCTCTTCGTAATTTTTTTTTACTATTTCTTCGAATGAATCAACCCTATTTACCTTTAGTAGAGAAATATTTTCCGGAACAGTTGGAAGAATTTCCTGCGAACAATATAGTGATATCGCAGTATATGTTAAATTACCACTATCATTTTCCAATTCACAGTGAATCACATAAGTCCCTTTCTTCAAGTCTATAATTGTATCTGTTACAGGCGTACTATCACTAATGTCAGTAAATTGTATAACCGTTTCAGAAACCAATAAAGAATCTTTTGTAATACTTATTGTTAATGTACCTGGTACACTACCAATATTTTTTACATTTGCGTTGAATCTAATCTGTCCATCCTTAGGCATTACAAACTCATAAGATCTACCAGTATGCATAATATCAAAATCTCTACTCATACTACTAAAATTCTTATAGGCGTAAGCGTCGATTTGTGATAATAAAAAGATTGCAACAAAAACTGCTGCAAAAGCCAAAATTTTCTTTCGTATATTAGACACTATCGTTTCCTCCCTATTTTACCGTAAGTCATTGCTTAATAGGAACATAGTACCAAATTCAACCAGTATAATCAATACATAAAGAGACCGTTTACCCTTAAGTCAATACCTCATTCAACCCGAAGCTAATACAAATTATTACAAAAATTATACTTTCCAACAAAACAGGAGCAACAGACTATAACATAACTGCTGCTCCTGTATGCTCTATTCTAACCAAAATAATCTCCCAGCACATCATCAACAGTTCTTATCCTGTCTTCAAGATATGCGTTGGCTCCACAGAATAACAAGGCCTTCTGAATATTTCCTTTTGCTGCATTAATCAATGCTTCTGTTATACAATAAGGTGTTTCCTTTGGGTTACAGGTCTTTATACAGCCGTGGCAATGATTAACCGGAACTTTGCCAAGGAGTGTTTTTTCAATAAAATCATTCCTGATAGCTCTTCCTGGCATTCCTACAGGGCTTTTTACAATCATAATGTCTTCTTTTTTACAGTTTATATAGGCTTCTTTATAACGATAATCGGCATCACATTCCTCCGTGGTCACGAATTTCGTTGCCACCTGTATGCCCTTGACACCAAGGGAGAAATATTCTTCCATGTCCTGCTTATTCAAGATTCCACCTGCCGTAATAACCGGGATGTCTTTTTCATACTTTTCGCTGTATTCTTTTACAAGACTAACAATTTCTTCTATTTCTTTCTTGTAGACACCTTCCTCATGATTCTGAATCTCTTCTACCGTAAAACCTAAATGTCCTCCGGCTTTGGGTCCCTCAATAAGTACTGCATCCGGTGCGGTATTTTCTTTTCTGTCCCAGAGTTTTAGAAGTACTCTGGCTCCCTTTAAAGAAGATATAATGGGTATAATCTTAGTTTTTGTTCCCTTTACTAACGCCGGCAGCTCAGTGGGAAGGCCTGCCCCGGAAATGATAATATCAATGCCATTTTTCACCGCTTCTTTTACATACATTTCATAATTTTTCGTGGCAACCATAATATTAACACCCAGGATACCTCCTTTGGCTGCCTGTCTTGCTCTTCTTATATGTTCTCCAACCATCCTTAAATTTGCTTCAAGGGGTTTCCTGTCATAATCCGCTTCGGTAAAGCCTATCTGGGCAGTTGATATTACTCCGATTCCTCCTTTGGCAGCTACTGCGCCGGCCAGAGAACTTAAGCTGATACCCACGCCCATTCCACCTTGTATAATTGGTAATTTAGCGGTAAGATCTCCTATTTTCAATGAGTGAAACATCGCAATTCCTCTTTTCTTCCTGCTGCTAACAGGCAAATTACAACAACCACGGCCTTGGCCGTTTTTGTCTGCTTCCTTTAGGAAATGTTCCGGTATAAAGCAAAAGCTATTGCAAAAAACCGGAATCCGTTCACTTATACACCGGATTTCCTGATTTCTTGCAATAGCTTTATTCAGATAACCATTTCTTATTCGCCGCCGGGCAATAATTCTTCTTCATAGCTGCCCTTAGTTCCACATAACAGCCGCACTGCCTGCACATACCGTTTAACAGCTGGTCGCACTGTCTGCAATGCTTTAACCGTTCTTCATAGACATTGTGAGACACCTTTATGTCTTCATCCAGATGGGCTACATATTCTTTCAGACTTTTGAAATATTCATTTTCCGGCATATCCTCCAGCAGGCATTTTCTGCAAAAGGCTTTTGTATCTTCTGCCACACTTTTCTCCTTGACTTCACTCTGATGAAACTTCTCTACTTGTTGTATATAAAATCTACTGCTTTGTTTATCCATTCAGCAGAGGGATGTTTTTCTTCATACTTCCAGTCTCCGTTTACCACATGATTTCCAAGGGAAAGGCCATGGTTCCCATGGGGATAGAGATGCATCTCGGTTACTACCTTATTTTTAGCCAGCGCTGCGGCAAAGTATAGTGAATTCTCAACGGGAACAGCACCGTCATCCCACGTATGCCACAGGAAGGTTCTTGGTGTATCCTCTGCCACCTGAGCTTCCAGACAGTTAAAAGCGATAAGCTCTGCGTCCTGTCTTCTCTCAGCCAGAAGATTAGTCATGGAACCCTCGTGGGTGTATTCACCGCTGGTAATAACAGGGTAGCATAATATCAAATTGTCCGGTCTTACTTCCAAAGCTTTCCTGCCAATTCCCTTTAGTATCTCTTCTTTGTTCCAGTGAACACCTGTGGAGGCCGCTAAATGCCCTCCCGCAGAGAATCCGCAGACACTGACATTGGCACTGTCTATATGATATTCTTCGCTGTTTTCTCTTATGTAAGCAATTGCCGTTAAAGCTTCACTAAGTGCTACCGGGAATCTGGCAGGTGCTGTATGGTATTTCAGCACAAAAGCACATATGCCCTCCGCTGCCAGTCTGAGCGCCACTGCTTCGCCCTCCCGCTCGGAGGTGTAGCCATATCCGCCGCCTGGTAATACTAAGACTGCCGGATGTTTTCTGTCTATATCAATCTCAGAGAAATTACTCGGTATATATCCCCATAATACAGCCGGTTCCTTTAATTCTCCAAACTCAAGTTTAATCTCCGTTGTAAAACACCTCATACGTACTAATACCTTCCTTTCCAACCTTATCTAACTGTCTGTTTATAAGCAATAATTTAATCTATTATAGCACCATCCGCTTAAACCCTCAACCATTATACGGGAATAAATACCTTGCAGGTTGAACATTTTCCCCCACCGAGTGATCAACACAGGAAATACCACAATAATATAATTTGACCTATATTTTTTTTCCGTTATAAGTTAAAATAGGGACAATGAATATTTTTACAACGGAGGATACTATTTATGTTACTTGGTGCTTTAGAAGCCGGCGGAACCAAAATGGTGCTTGCAGTCGGCAATGAAAATGGTGAAATACTGGAGCAAATCTCAATTCCAACAGAAACCCCTGACATTACCTTACCGAAAATCATAGATTACTTTAAGGAAAAAAAGATTGAAGCACTTGGTATTGGCTGCTTTGGTCCCATTGATCCTGATAAAACCTCGAAGACCTACGGTTACATTACATCGACTCCTAAATTAGCCTGGATCGACTGTAATATCGTTGGTATCATGAAGGAAGGCCTTGGCATTCCTGTAGGTTTTGATACGGATGTCAACGGCTCTGCACTGGGAGAAGCTACCTGGGGCAGCACAAGAGGTCTTGGCACCAGTATCTATGTTACCATCGGTACCGGTGTTGGTGTTGGTGTGTATCAGAACGGAGGACTTCTCCACGGTATGCTCCATCCGGAAGCAGGACATGTTCCTTTAGGCAGACATCCAGAGGATTCTTTTGAAGGCGTATGCCCTTATCACCCTAATTGTCTGGAAGGCCTTGCAAGCGGTCCTTCTATTGAAAAGCGCTGGGGAAAGAAGGCTTATGAGCTGGAACCTTCTCATAAAGCCTGGGAACTGGAGGCATATTATATCGCACAGGCTTTAGTAGGTTACATATTACTCCTGTCCCCTCACAGAATCGTATTAGGCGGCGGTGTTATGCACCAGACGCAGTTATTCCCTCTAATCAGAGAACAGGTAAAAGTACAACTGAATGGATATTTGAAAACTGCTCTTTTAGATGACATGGATAACTATATTGTTCCAGCAGCTTTAAAGGATGACCAGGGTATTATGGGATGTATTAAACTGGCATTATTAGAGCTTGAGTAATATTATATATTAGGAAAAGTAAAAAATTCTGCCAAAGAAGATTTTTGTAAATAATTAGTAGGGTTAAAAACAGTAGGGGCACAAGTTATATCACACTTGTGCCCCTAAATTTCACAGATAAACTTCTCTAATAATTCCTTTTAATGTGATTATAATAACAAGGTTCATCGTATTAACGCCAGACCCCCCTCTTACAAGTCAAAACTACCGAACAGATAAGCTATGGAACTTTCGTCCCTGGAACCTTTGTTCCAACCCCTTATCAATCCGTCAGTTATATTATGTTTCCATAACAGTTATTTTCTTATCAATAAGTGACATCCTCTTCCATTTACCTTGCTTATAGCGGATTACACTGAACAGACCAGTAATAAACCAGGTTAAGCCGGAAGTATACCAGATACCCCATATGCCGATAAAAGGAATTGTAACCAATATAGCTGCAAAGCCTACCCTTCCAATTACCTCAACCAGACCAACCAACATGGCATAAGCCGCATCACCGGCCCCGTTTAAGGTACCTCTGGCAACATAGATCATACCAAGAGGAAAGTAGAACAGGCTTGTGATCTTCAA from Anaerocolumna sp. AGMB13020 encodes the following:
- a CDS encoding NAD(P)H-dependent flavin oxidoreductase, which gives rise to MFHSLKIGDLTAKLPIIQGGMGVGISLSSLAGAVAAKGGIGVISTAQIGFTEADYDRKPLEANLRMVGEHIRRARQAAKGGILGVNIMVATKNYEMYVKEAVKNGIDIIISGAGLPTELPALVKGTKTKIIPIISSLKGARVLLKLWDRKENTAPDAVLIEGPKAGGHLGFTVEEIQNHEEGVYKKEIEEIVSLVKEYSEKYEKDIPVITAGGILNKQDMEEYFSLGVKGIQVATKFVTTEECDADYRYKEAYINCKKEDIMIVKSPVGMPGRAIRNDFIEKTLLGKVPVNHCHGCIKTCNPKETPYCITEALINAAKGNIQKALLFCGANAYLEDRIRTVDDVLGDYFG
- a CDS encoding DUF6171 family protein → MAEDTKAFCRKCLLEDMPENEYFKSLKEYVAHLDEDIKVSHNVYEERLKHCRQCDQLLNGMCRQCGCYVELRAAMKKNYCPAANKKWLSE
- a CDS encoding alpha/beta hydrolase yields the protein MRCFTTEIKLEFGELKEPAVLWGYIPSNFSEIDIDRKHPAVLVLPGGGYGYTSEREGEAVALRLAAEGICAFVLKYHTAPARFPVALSEALTAIAYIRENSEEYHIDSANVSVCGFSAGGHLAASTGVHWNKEEILKGIGRKALEVRPDNLILCYPVITSGEYTHEGSMTNLLAERRQDAELIAFNCLEAQVAEDTPRTFLWHTWDDGAVPVENSLYFAAALAKNKVVTEMHLYPHGNHGLSLGNHVVNGDWKYEEKHPSAEWINKAVDFIYNK
- a CDS encoding ROK family protein — protein: MLLGALEAGGTKMVLAVGNENGEILEQISIPTETPDITLPKIIDYFKEKKIEALGIGCFGPIDPDKTSKTYGYITSTPKLAWIDCNIVGIMKEGLGIPVGFDTDVNGSALGEATWGSTRGLGTSIYVTIGTGVGVGVYQNGGLLHGMLHPEAGHVPLGRHPEDSFEGVCPYHPNCLEGLASGPSIEKRWGKKAYELEPSHKAWELEAYYIAQALVGYILLLSPHRIVLGGGVMHQTQLFPLIREQVKVQLNGYLKTALLDDMDNYIVPAALKDDQGIMGCIKLALLELE